Proteins encoded in a region of the Rutidosis leptorrhynchoides isolate AG116_Rl617_1_P2 chromosome 9, CSIRO_AGI_Rlap_v1, whole genome shotgun sequence genome:
- the LOC139865858 gene encoding protein REDUCED CHLOROPLAST COVERAGE 3 — MAPRSNKGKGNKNKVDNKKKKEEKVVPSVLDITVITPYDTQVILKGISTDKIIDVKKLLAVNVDTCHITNYSLSHEVKGAKLNDKLDLVTLRPCLMKMVEEDYTDEAHAVAHVRRLLDIVASTTRYTKPKSGRTTAGAGAGEARSKKGRSQNPQLTNGATETVENGGSSETETAATATSPVSDNLDMAAIHPVPKLSDFYEFFSFSDLPPPILQLKRIVRHGTQEHREGDHFEMQIKICNGKLFQVVASTKGFHALGKHFMQSHSLVDLLQQLSQAFANAYELLMKAYVEHNKFGNLPYGFRANSWLVPPSILDSGSNLQPLPSEDENWGGNGGGQGRNGQHDRRAWATEFAILASLPCKTEEERVVRDRKVFLLHNLFVDVSIFKAVSTIRKVLDSAATLNCSPGSIVCEDRVGDLRITVRRDSSDASLKSEVKVIGVGSSSMSSEEVAIRNLLKGVTADESAVVHDTASMGTVFVRHCGYTATVKIVGDIKKAKFMSQDIVIDDQPEGGANSLNVNSLRALLPNSGGVELSGSQSPQAEQGNLKSSRYLVRRVIKESLTNLEKSTDSGRPIRWELGSCWVQYLQKQEAPAGDDAKRPKNDKAETEVKGLGQQFKMLKKREKKQSDADCSDSTEEINLSQESTVIESDSPESNFDSELKKLISEAAFLRLKESGTGLHLKSGDELIEMAHRYYDEVALPKLVTDFGSLELSPVDGRTLTDFMHLRGLQMRSLGRVVELADKLPHIRSLCIHEMVTRAFKHILEAVIASAENLNELSAAIVSTLNLLFGPWEVDNRNQEFLEDQSLKLQWLQAFLSKRYNWKMKDEYLNLRKLSILRGLCHKIGLELVSRDFDMESPNPFRTSDIISMVPVCKHVLCSSADGRTLLESSKIALDKGKLEDAVNCGTKALAKMIAVCGPYHRTTASAYSLLAVVLYHTGDFNQATIYQQRALDINERELGLDHPDTMKSYGDLSVFYYRLQHIELALKYVNRALFLLYFTCGLSHPNTAATYINVAMMEEGMGNVHVALRYLHEALKCNQRLLGADHIQTAASYHAIAIALSLMEAYSLSVQHEQTTLEILQGKLGAEDLRTQDAAAWLEYFESKALEQQEAARNGTPKPDASIASKGHLSVSDLLDFISPDQDSKGADAQRKRRVKASSPVGEKSHDVQTESRNDDMAMSDDITTVVTKAESTIREDKQDIVIQRAKMVENTSKTETAIIEELQETVSDEGWQEANPKVRSGNGGPKKFNRRRPELTRLHVNGSEKHKGQKLTPRPSSTELTQPKQSKPSLTIGEDLIKPPMRTPVSRISPNAMALKSVSYKEVAVAPPGTVLKPLLEKVEVEEQEKVKKDEIMTGSGDAPEEVKNEKLEVNDVISDDEVIKEVDIVHETASKSALSEEVEDSEARTNKAESKLSASAQPFSPGAVPLTHPIATNVYDVIASQGMLAEPVGFPPIAARVPCGPRSSLYYRMNQSFRMKNGFLKYQIPGSGFGNTPRIMNPHAPEFVPQRAWQGSECAEASDKSDEEKLRKSSSDAEKAEIARQILLSFIVKSVHDNTETKPETSSVNEKGPGPEYSDGSTEAISKDSAIIKILYGTEGQQETNTNESKNSKNGDGEGFVMVTKRRRNKQQFASGVSGLYNHGQQQSVPASVR; from the exons AGGATTATACTGATGAGGCGCATGCGGTGGCGCACGTGCGGCGGTTACTGGATATAGTAGCAAGCACCACGAGGTACACGAAGCCCAAGTCCGGAAGAACCACCGCCGGTGCCGGGGCTGGAGAAGCTCGATCCAAAAAAGGACGGTCTCAAAATCCGCAGTTGACTAATGGAGCAACAGAAACCGTTGAAAACGGCGGTTCTTCCGAAACAGAGACGGCGGCGACGGCAACGTCTCCGGTGTCGGATAATCTCGATATGGCAGCGATTCATCCGGTTCCGAAACTTTCCGATTTCTACGAATTCTTCTCGTTTTCAGATCTCCCTCCACCTATCTTAC AACTGAAACGAATTGTTCGACATGGCACACAGGAGCACCGCGAGGGCGATCACTTCGAAATGCAG ATTAAAATATGTAATGGCAAGTTATTTCAAGTAGTTGCATCTACAAAAGGCTTCCATGCCTTGGGAAAGCATTTTATGCAAAGCCATTCGCTAGTGGATCTGCTTCAACAGCTTAGCCAAGCTTTTGCTAAC GCGTATGAATTATTGATGAAAGCGTATGTAGAACATAATAAG TTTGGTAATCTTCCGTATGGTTTTCGAGCAAACAGTTGGCTAGTACCACCATCGATTTTGGACTCGGGTTCGAACTTGCAGCCCCTTCCATCAGAAGACGAGAACTGGGGTGGAAATGGTGGAGGTCAAGGGCGAAATGGTCAACATGATCGTAGAGCATGGGCCACTGAGTTTGCGATATTAGCTAGTCTTCCTTGCAAGACCGAGGAAGAAAGGGTGGTTCGTGACCGAAAAGTATTCTTGCTTCATAATTTGTTTGTCGATGTTTCTATCTTTAAAGCTGTTTCAACGATACGTAAAGTCCTAGATTCTGCTGCAACTTTGAATTGTTCTCCGGGATCAATCGTCTGTGAGGATCGTGTAGGGGACTTGCGTATTACAGTGAGACGAGATTCAAGTGATGCAAGCTTAAAGTCTGAAGTGAAGGTAATTGGTGTTGGATCCTCTAGTATGTCTTCAGAGGAAGTTGCAATAAGAAACTTACTTAAGGGTGTAACCGCAGATGAGAGTGCAGTTGTCCAT GACACCGCTTCAATGGGCACAGTGTTTGTAAGACATTGTGGATACACAGCCACCGTAAAGATTGTTGGTGACATCAAAAAGGCGAAGTTCATGTCACAAGATATCGTTATTGACGATCAGCCTGAAGGTGGAGCCAATTCCCTTAACGTTAATAG CTTAAGAGCTTTGCTTCCAAACTCGGGAGGTGTGGAATTATCAGGATCCCAGTCACCTCAGGCCGAACAGGGAAATTTAAAATCCTCAAGGTATTTGGTTAGACGAGTAATAAAGGAAAGTTTGACCAACCTAGAAAAGTCAACAGATTCTGGGAGACCTATCAGATGGGAATTGGGCTCGTGCTGGGTGCAGTATCTGCAAAAGCAAGAAGCACCAGCAGGAGACGATGCAAAAAGACCCAAAAATGATAAAGCTGAAACAGAGGTCAAAGGCTTAGGACAACAATTTAAAATGCTGAAGAAGCGGGAGAAGAAGCAAAGTGATGCAGATTGTTCGGACAGTACAGAAGAAATCAATCTAAGTCAAGAAAGCACCGTTATAGAGTCAGACAGCCCAGAATCAAACTTTGACTCAGAGTTGAAGAAACTGATATCAGAAGCAGCTTTCTTACGGTTGAAAGAAAGTGGAACCGGTCTTCATCTAAAG TCAGGAGATGAGCTTATTGAGATGGCACATAGATACTACGATGAGGTCGCATTGCCTAAACTG GTAACTGACTTTGGATCACTTGAACTTTCTCCTGTTGATGGTCGCACACTCACCGATTTCATGCACTTAAGAGGGTTACAGATGCGCTCACTGGGACGTGTG GTTGAGCTTGCTGATAAACTTCCTCATATACGATCACTATGTATTCATGAGATGGTTACACGTGCCTTTAAGCATATTCTTGAAGCTGTTATCGCGTCTGCTGAAAACCTTAACGAGTTGTCAGCTGCAATAGTCTCAACGTTAAATCTCTTGTTTGGGCCTTGGGAAGTAGACAATAGAAATCAAGAATTTCTTGAAGATCAAAGTCTTAAGTTACAATGGCTACAAGCTTTTCTTTCAAAAAGATACAATTGGAAGATGAAGGATGAATACCTAAACTTGAGGAAGTTATCAATTCTTCGCGGACTATGTCACAAG ATTGGATTGGAATTGGTTTCAAGAGACTTTGATATGGAAAGTCCCAATCCATTTAGGACTTCCGATATTATTAGCATGGTTCCCGTATGCAAG CACGTACTATGCTCCTCTGCTGATGGGCGGACACTCCTGGAGTCATCCAAGATTGCCCTGGATAAAGGAAAACTAGAAGATGCAGTTAATTGTGGAACTAAG GCACTTGCTAAAATGATTGCTGTGTGTGGTCCTTATCACCGAACAACTGCTAGTGCATATAGTCTCCTTGCTGTAGTTCTTTACCACACTGGTGACTTCAATCAG GCAACTATTTATCAACAAAGGGCGTTGGATATAAATGAGAGAGAACTTGGGCTTGACCATCCTGATACGATGAAAAGTTACGGGGATCTATCAGTTTTCTATTACCGTCTCCAACACATTGAACTGGCACTCAA ATATGTCAATAGAGCCTTGTTCCTTTTATATTTTACATGTGGTCTCTCTCACCCTAACACGGCTGCGACTTACATTAATGTGGCTATGATGGAAGAGGGGATGGGAAATGTCCATGTTGCCCTCAGATACCTTCATGAAGCCTTAAAGTGCAACCAACGATTACTAGGAGCGGATCATATACAAACCGCTGCCAGCTATCATGCAATAGCCATAGCTCTTTCTCTGATGGAAGCTTATTCTCTGAGTGTGCAACATGAACAAACTACGTTAGAAATTCTTCAAGGGAAATTGGGAGCAGAAGATCTTCGTACGCAG GATGCTGCTGCATGGCTTGAATATTTTGAATCTAAAGCCTTGGAACAGCAAGAAGCTGCAAGAAACGGAACTCCGAAACCAGATGCATCTATTGCCAGCAAGGGTCACCTTAG TGTATCAGATCTTCTTGATTTCATAAGTCCAGATCAGGATTCCAAGGGAGCAGATGCGCAGAGGAAACGTCGTGTCAAG GCATCTTCACCAGTTGGTGAGAAGTCTCATGATGTACAAACTGAGTCACGGAATGATGACATGGCAATGTCTGACGACATTACGACTGTTGTAACAAAAGCAGAATCTACTATTCGGGAGGATAAACAAGATATAGTTATCCAGAGAGCGAAGATGGTGGAGAATACTAGTAAAACTGAAACAGCAATCATAGAAGAGCTACAAGAAACGGTGTCTGATGAAGGATGGCAAGAAGCCAATCCAAAGGTGCGGTCAGGAAACGGTGGGCCAAAAAAGTTTAACCGAAGGCGACCAGAATTGACCCGACTACATGTTAATGGTTCTGAAAAGCACAAGGGGCAGAAATTAACACCGAGACCGAGTTCAACTGAGTTAACTCAGCCAAAGCAATCAAAGCCAAGTTTGACCATCGGTGAGGACTTAATAAAGCCTCCCATGAGAACTCCAGTTTCTAGAATTTCACCTAACGCAATGGCTTTAAAGTCTGTGTCATACAAAGAAGTTGCAGTGGCTCCACCAGGTACAGTTTTAAAACCGTTACTTGAAAAGGTTGAAGTTGAGGAGCAAGAGAAGGTAAAAAAAGACGAAATCATGACTGGTTCGGGTGATGCACCAGAGGAAGTAAAAAATGAAAAACTCGAGGTAAACGATGTGATATCAGATGATGAAGTTATTAAAGAAGTCGACATAGTTCACGAGACTGCATCAAAATCAGCCTTATCCGAAGAAGTTGAAGACTCAGAAGCTAGAACTAACAAAGCTGAAAGCAAGCTTTCAGCTTCGGCTCAACCATTCAGCCCAGGTGCTGTTCCTTTGACTCATCCTATAGCTACAAATGTTTACGATGTTATAGCTAGTCAAGGCATGTTAGCCGAGCCTGTTGGGTTTCCACCAATTGCGGCTCGTGTTCCATGTGGGCCCAGATCATCTTTATACTACAGAATGAACCAGTCATTCAGGATGAAAAACGGGTTCTTGAAGTATCAAATACCCGGAAGTGGGTTCGGTAACACCCCAAGAATCATGAACCCGCATGCACCTGAATTCGTCCCACAACGAGCTTGGCAAGGTTCTGAGTGTGCAGAAGCTAGTGATAAAAGTGATGAAGAAAAGTTACGAAAGAGCAGTTCAGATGCTGAAAAGGCAGAAATAGCAAGACAGATTTTACTTAGTTTTATTGTAAAGTCGGTTCATGATAATACTGAGACTAAACCCGAGACCAGCTCTGTTAATGAAAAAGGGCCTGGGCCCGAGTACAGTGACGGGTCAACTGAAGCAATATCGAAAGACAGTGCAATAATTAAGATTCTTTATGGGACTGAAGGACAACAAGAGACAAACACGAACGAGTCGAAGAATAGTAAAAATGGTGATGGTGAAGGGTTTGTGATGGTGACGAAACGAAGAAGGAACAAGCAGCAGTTTGCTAGTGGGGTTAGTGGGTTATATAACCATGGTCAGCAACAATCTGTACCTGCTTCAGTACGTTGA